Part of the Tamandua tetradactyla isolate mTamTet1 chromosome X, mTamTet1.pri, whole genome shotgun sequence genome, GGGCAAGCTGCTGTGGATTATGGCTTCAATTGCTCACCTAATAGAAAAGCCCGATATGTTCAGGAGCCCCTCAAAGGGGAAGCCTCCAGCTGACTCCAACATTTTAAACTCTAAAAATGTATCTCCCTGGAAGTCTATATTTATATTATGACTCTGCAGCAGGAACAGGTGGCtgggtcttttttttccttcagtcttgAATCCTTTTCTACATATACATATCTTTATCatattttatgattattaaaAGAATATAAGTTTGTGGAACATttagaaaaaatgggaaattattagaacaaaagtaaaaaacatatttcaaatattatttcctttttagacTCATCCTGCCTCTCCTACAATTTGGTTGAGAGGATTGGACTGCAAGGGAAATGGTGACTAttagtggctggagggaaggtgAAAGGAAGACTGCTACATTTTTGTCCTTGTAGCCTAGAAAAGGAAACCTAATGATCCTTCTCAACAATACTACTGAAGAGGTACCAATGGTTAATATGACTATGGGAAGATGCAGGCCCTCCCTGGTAATCAGAGAAAGTTAGAAATCAAATTCTAACCACAAGGAGAAGGGGCTACTTTTGACCTCTGGAATTAGCAAAGGCAAAAATGAATGACAGGACCTGGTGTGGTGGGGAAGGCGGGTTGGTAAACCATCCCACTCCTGCagcattgttggtgggaagggAAAGTGGGGACCAGAGCTGGAGGATGACATAATCCTCACGTGATCAGGGCTGACGTGAACCGAAGTCCTTATATTTCCGGGCTTAGTTCTCCTCAGGGTATCAGCTCCTTACTACCCTGCAGGCTTGCATGCTTGTGGCCACTGGAAGGATTCCTCAGAATTCTAACAGATGGGTGTTAGGGAACCCTGGAGCGGTAGTAGCCGAGTCTAGTGACAGGAGTGGGTCCAAGCTTGCTTTTCAGAAACCTCTGCAAATTCGGCCGAGATAATTGTATATTTCGAGGTGGAGGagaggtgggggggaggggggacagaGGATTGGGAAGTAGGTGGAAGTCTCCTGCAAGAAATAATCATCTTCTCTCATCCTGGAAGCTTTCCCTTTATCTCTCAGTCTTTCTTCAATTCCGTTTGAGGAAATGGCAGGCCTGGGTTGCAGGCTGCTGGGTGGAGAACGGCTGGAATCCTGAGATGTGAACAGAAAAATTTAGAGATCATTTGAAAGTAGTTCTCTTCACTCACTGCCGGCCTGCTTGCAAAGTGGAGGCCTGAGATTGAGGGGGCGGTGGCGTGAACAGTGATCCAGAACGAGGGAATAGGACAGGAAGGGAACCCAGAAGTAAGAAATTTTGGGGGACAAAGGTGATGAGAGTGCCAGAATCAAGAAAATGACGTGTCTTGTCTTTGGGGGCTGGTTGGTCCACAGAGCCTCCTGCCTTTCTGTCTACAGGTCTGAAAGTCTGTTGCTCACAGACATCACCTGGCTAGGGAAACTGGAGAAACTACCCCGATCGGCACAGGTCAGTGTGAAGGAAGCGCTAGACTAGGACCTCTGAGGGTGGGGGTTGGGAAGGGCGAGAACTGGGTGAAATTTGCATCTTCGCTGTTCACCTTACCCTCTCTCCGATTGGAGGCCATTAGCCTTGTCTGCTGGGGAAatgtggggaggggaaaggaatcTGAGAGAAGATGGTCTCCAACTCCTGACGGCGGGTCCTATGGGACGGGGTCGAAGATTAGGTCTCTAAGAGAAACTGACaattctgaaaagaaatcaaGTAATACGTCTCTATATTTTCTCCCTGGAGTTTAGCAGCAATAACAAAATCATCAGgcaaaaaaaaactgcaaagagaatgaaggaaagtcCAAGTGCAGCGtgccaaagagagagaaagaatgccaTATGAAGAATTTGAACGCCAGCAAACAGAAGGGAATTTTAGGCAAAGGCTGCTTCAGTCTCTCGAGGAATTTAAAGAGGACATAGATTGTaggcattttaaagatgaagaaatgacaagagaaggAGGTGAGATGGAAAAGTGTTTGGAAGAAAGACATAAGGGGTCTGAGAAAGAAATTTAGGGCGCTACATTCTAACCATAGGAATTCTCGGGACCGTCCTTATCCCATTAGTGCATTTTTACCCTGAATTCAACTATTTTCGGTTATTGATATTGTTATCAATGTTGCTTTGGCTTACATATGATTCttgttaatatattttgtttcagACTCGTTCATTTAAGAAGAgggtttcattcatttgcataggGAGATGCTCATTGTGCATTGTAAAGTGAAATTAACAAGTGGTAAAATatcatatgtgtgtgcatgtgtgaattatataaaatattgtatACGGACATTTATATGacataatggaaaagaaaatgtcagaaatatTACACATAAAGGTTAACAGTGAATCTTTGtgtgatttgtttatttcttccttttgcttatctacattttctcattttccaaaaatgaatatatatattaacacacacatgtgtattatttttacttgtatcacacacacacaaaagctaaaataaaaagacaattaaaataacTTGTCAATCACTCTTGAAGGTCATCGGAACTCAATAAATTCTTAACAgaagtataaaaaagaaatgtgaacttCAAATTGCCATTAGATCTCTGTCAGAGTAatataactaacatttattacaGATACACTCAGCCTTTTCATGGGGGAAATACTTCCTTCACAGGGTTTCTGTGGGGAAGAAATGAGGTAGTAACTGTGAGCTGTGCTTTGTGGGCTGTTATTTCCACCTCTACATACAGGATGCAAACCCACTATAGAACCACTAATTATTGGAGGGAGGGTCCTGGCATGTCTCAGCCTGTGCTCATAAACAATTCCagggggctgggaggtggggtcTTCCATGTCATCCTCTGCAGTTGAGCCTTGCCATACCTGCTAGGCACTGCTACCACTTCTGAGTCCATTGCTCTCTGCTCACCTCCACGACTGCTGATGCATTGGGGTCCTTACATGCTCAAACCCCACTGAGTTCCCTGGAGTCTCCAGTGGGTTTAATCCCAAATTCCGTCTCCTAAAGACTCTGTTTTATAATGACACTTAACAAAGGTGGGTACTGCTCCAGGGTTCCTTGGCCACAATGTTTTAACAGAGTTCTTAGCAAAACAGCACTTTCCACAGGACCCCTCCTCTCAATAGAACTCAGATGTAAGGTATCCATTTGGGAGTTGGATGAGGTAGAAGTTTGAATTAAAGACATCATGCTGTAGTCAGAGTTGCCCCCTAAGTCTAAGGATTAAAGTTTTGTCTGTATGAGATGATTTTTCCCTGAAGGCTCCTGGCATCCCTGACTTACTGGTTCAGAACACATTTgtatgtgtatgcgtgtgtgcgcgtgtgtgtacTTGTATATCTGCAAACTGGACTTTCGAATTTCAATGTTAAGACTACGTCATATTCTTCATTATACCCTTCTCGATTAGTGCTGTGCCTAAAATATAGcgagtgcttaataaatatttacttaattaGGGTGCTAGTGTTCTTGGCCCAGTTCTACTTCTGATTGCATAAAATTGACAATAATTTTACTTCTGTCGAAACTAGAACTTACATTTTCAAAAGAAGCACAGCAGGAAAGGATTATTACCCAAAgtcaatttataaaattattgtaaCATTATATCACCCATGTTTTTCAAGTCAGCTCTTTGCATGATGATCTCTGAAGTGcttattaaaaattcagaattctaGCACATATCCctccatacacatacacactcttACAAGGCCAGTGAATCATAATCTTTGGTTATTCGGCCCTGGAATTCCACTTTTCATTTCCATGCTATCATGATCACCATTAGTGCCTCATACTCTCATTGTAGACTCTGCTTCAGCTGAACTGCACAAGagtcttttttataataaaaaggtCTAATGGTTTATGGTAATTAAGTGTTCctaaaaatcaacaagaaaatgatGGTTTTCGTATCTTGAAAATTAAGAAAGGGATATAGAGTATTCCCTACAGAAATCGATGTGGAAAATAAACATTATTCAGCCTTATTAGGAGgcaaaaagacaaattaaaaaataaaagcaatgaattaTTGTTATCCATCTATCAAACAGGCAAGCGAATGCttacaatattaaattttattaaaggtGTAGGCATTCTCATATTCAGAGAGTAAactgatacattatttttgtGCTTCTGTTTACAGTAAGTATCAAAGCTATATATTTTGCATACTCCTTAACTTAGTAACTACTGCTTGGAATTTGTACTAGTTCACGGTGGTGAGAAAATGTTTAACTATAAGAATACTTATGTAAGGACTgtacatatttgcaaatttttgtgttttgtcttttaacATAAGCATCAAGCAACATGGGCTAATCAGTCAGAAAAAATGAAGGTAGATTCCTACTCTCCACAAAcccaaaaataaattccaggtggattaaagatgaaaatattggaaatgaaaataaaaaattacagtaaCAATTGAGAAAAAATTGTATAGTCTTGTCATGGTGATTTTCTTCTTAAGCAAGTGAGAAAGCCCAGAGGTTATATAAGAAGAGGTACAAGAgttccaaaaacaaaaatagcctGGGAGAAAATTTCTACAATGCCATGAAAATAATGGGAAAACTTTCTAATATCCCAATAGCTCTTACAAATGtagaaggaaaagacaaataaaccAATAAGCATACTTGAATATAAGATGATTCAGCACTTCCACTGCTTTTTTATTACCATAGAGATATATGTACACACGCATACAAGAAAGCATATATAGCCATTTATTGTGGcattttttataaaagccaaaatattggaaataaacTGTCATCAATAGGGAAATGGTCAAATGAATCATGGTCCATCTATACCACGTAAGTATGCATTCATCTCATAGTAACGTGTTCCTGATGGCACATATGAAAAGGAAGGTGAAAAATCATATGGAGTTGTTCATAAGtcttaaaaatgtgttatatTGTATTTTATGGCTTCAGCTTATATGCAAATGCATTGCCACTTGATAATACATACCTTTTGACCAAGCAGTCTTGACGTTCAGGAATGTATCCTACTGAAATGAAAGCAATTGTTTCTTGGCTTTTTGGCTCAGACCAAGTAATGAAATGAAAGCACCAGTGATTTGAATATGTGTAGAAGCATACTCATTGCAGGCAACATTGTTTCTAGTGGCAAAACCTACAAATAATTGGAATTTTAATtaattgctgaataaataaaagtatatccATACCATACAAACGAGAATTATTTGAATCTGTATCTACCGACCTCAGGTTTATATATACACCAAAGAATTTCCAAAGATATCCAGAAATAAGTGAGTTTAGTAAGTTTAAAGGATACAAATTCACCACACAAAATCTTTTATGTTTCTATATTTTTACATTGTAACTGAGCAActggaatttgaaattttatttaagtaCCATATAATATACCAACAAAGAATGAAACACAGGAAACAATCTCACATATTTATATGGGAACTGTATGGTGGAATCCACAAaacactaataaaataaatcaaagaagacataaattaaTGTAGAGTTATAACAGTTTTATGGATTGGAATAAGCAATAATGTCATGATGTCAATTCTGCTAGAAGTTTCAGAACAGAATATATTCAAGAATGTAAAATTCATAATGTACAGCATCCAGTGATAAAGCAGTGAGAAAGTGCTAGCAATTATCAGGAGAAAAATCAGACAGTAGAAACAGACCTGGTTTTGACAGAATTTATAATATTGgctgaaaaatatatgaaaacagttATTATAGTCCTTTTCAAACAATTAAGTGAAAACAGGAACATAATACACAGAGAAATGAtgatacaaaaagtaaaaaaaaggtcatatatatatatatgaaaaataaaatattttaaatgaaaaatttactgtATGGGATAACAGCAGATTAGAAATACAGAATATGACATCAGTGGATTCAAATacatagaaatagaaagcaaagaaatgaaagtgcagaaagaaataaaagcaaaaaatgaacGCAGCTTAAATGAAATCTTAAGTAGTCTACATATATGAAATTGAGATCCAAGAGGAACAGAGAGagtcaggaaagaaaacaaattcatgaAATAGTGACTGAAATTTGATGGGAGGTGTAGACAAACTGATGGAAGTTTCTTAATGAACTTATGCaagataagtaaaaagaaaacataagtcaCATCAGTATCAAATTACTGGAAATCAGTGATA contains:
- the TCEAL7 gene encoding LOW QUALITY PROTEIN: transcription elongation factor A protein-like 7 (The sequence of the model RefSeq protein was modified relative to this genomic sequence to represent the inferred CDS: inserted 1 base in 1 codon; deleted 1 base in 1 codon), with translation MTCLVFGGWLVHRASCLSVYRSESLLLTDITWLGKLEKLPRSAQAKKNCKENEGKSKCSVPKREKEXPYEEFERQQTEGNFRQRLLQSLEEFKEDIDCRHFKDEEMTREGGEMEKCLEEDIRGLRKKFRALHSNHRNSRDRPYPISAFLP